The Peribacillus sp. FSL E2-0218 genome contains a region encoding:
- a CDS encoding ABC transporter ATP-binding protein has product MIKILKNLSIYKWLISAVFGLVFIQSMSDLFLPTLMADIIDKGVVPGDTPYIWKIGGLMLLISALGACASVIASYYSSKAAMGMGRDIRLKVFNHVEKFSLQEFDEIGTASLITRTTNDITQVQQVVIMMLRMVISAPIMLIGGVIMAVSKDAKLSLVIVFTMPVLIGSILLILYKGVPLFQLVQKRLDRLNLVLRENLTGIRVVRAFNRENQEKERLKKANKDLTAVSIKVNKIMAFMMPIMMLVMNLTVVGIIWFGGVRIDNGAMQIGDLMAFIQYVMQIMFALVMASMMFVMIPRAAVSATRINEVLDMEPSFLDEGTEKADRDHGTLEFEHVTFSYPGAEEPALSDISFSARPGETTAIIGGTGSGKSTLVNLIPRFYDISNGSIRVNGVDIRNAPQDEVRSKIGFVPQKAILFTGTIADNIRFGKQTATHEEIDHAARIAQAEDFISQLKDGYDAEIEQGGSNLSGGQKQRLSIARAIIRKPDIYIFDDSFSALDFKTDAKLRAALKDETKNATVLLVAQRVSTVVDADRIIVLDKGHIVGIGTHQELLSTNDIYREIALSQLSEEEIA; this is encoded by the coding sequence ATCGACAAAGGTGTCGTCCCTGGAGACACTCCCTACATCTGGAAAATAGGTGGATTAATGCTGTTAATTTCAGCACTAGGCGCCTGTGCTTCCGTTATCGCAAGTTACTATTCTTCGAAAGCCGCAATGGGAATGGGACGCGATATCCGCTTAAAAGTCTTTAATCATGTTGAAAAATTTTCATTACAAGAATTTGACGAAATCGGTACAGCGTCCCTCATTACACGAACGACCAATGATATAACACAAGTCCAGCAAGTGGTTATTATGATGCTGCGCATGGTCATCAGTGCACCCATTATGTTAATTGGCGGAGTGATTATGGCCGTTTCGAAGGATGCCAAATTATCACTTGTCATCGTCTTCACAATGCCTGTGTTGATTGGTTCAATCCTGCTCATTCTCTATAAAGGTGTGCCTCTTTTTCAGTTGGTGCAAAAACGTTTGGACCGTCTGAACCTTGTATTACGAGAAAATCTAACCGGGATTCGCGTAGTTCGTGCCTTTAATCGTGAAAACCAAGAAAAGGAACGACTTAAGAAAGCGAATAAGGATTTGACGGCTGTCTCGATAAAAGTCAATAAAATCATGGCATTCATGATGCCTATAATGATGCTTGTCATGAACTTGACGGTTGTTGGAATCATTTGGTTTGGAGGAGTACGGATTGATAATGGCGCTATGCAGATCGGGGATTTAATGGCATTTATCCAATACGTGATGCAAATTATGTTCGCACTCGTCATGGCTTCCATGATGTTCGTTATGATTCCACGTGCGGCCGTGTCGGCAACTCGGATCAACGAAGTCCTTGATATGGAACCTTCATTCCTAGATGAAGGAACGGAAAAGGCAGATCGTGACCACGGCACCCTTGAATTTGAACATGTGACGTTCAGTTACCCAGGAGCGGAGGAACCTGCCCTATCGGATATTAGTTTTTCCGCAAGACCTGGTGAAACCACCGCAATCATCGGAGGAACAGGCTCAGGGAAATCAACGCTCGTAAATTTGATCCCCCGATTTTATGATATTTCAAATGGGTCCATTCGCGTCAATGGTGTTGATATTCGTAATGCCCCACAAGATGAAGTTCGTTCCAAAATTGGCTTTGTGCCACAAAAGGCCATCCTCTTTACGGGGACCATTGCTGACAACATTCGGTTCGGAAAACAAACGGCCACCCATGAGGAAATTGACCATGCGGCCCGTATCGCCCAGGCGGAGGATTTTATAAGCCAATTGAAAGACGGCTATGATGCAGAAATCGAACAAGGTGGATCAAACCTTTCAGGTGGCCAAAAACAACGGCTCTCGATTGCAAGGGCAATCATTCGAAAACCGGACATTTATATATTCGATGATAGCTTTTCCGCTCTTGATTTCAAGACAGATGCCAAACTTCGTGCAGCTTTGAAAGATGAAACGAAGAATGCGACCGTATTACTCGTCGCACAGCGTGTTAGTACAGTCGTGGATGCTGACAGAATCATCGTTTTAGACAAAGGGCACATTGTCGGCATTGGGACACACCAAGAGTTGCTTAGCACAAACGACATATATCGTGAAATCGCCTTATCACAGCTCTCAGAGGAGGAAATTGCATGA